DNA sequence from the Candidatus Saccharibacteria bacterium oral taxon 488 genome:
GCAGCTTAGTCCGGACGGGGGACGATTAAGTGATGGCCCGCTGCATCTTGAGAAGTTGGAAGAGCCGAGCGCTGATGACCATAGCCCAAGGTTTACGAATGCAGATGATTTTTGGAAAAACGGCATGGATCCGTCGCGAGCAAATCCGTCGCAAGACGGCTCTGATACGTCTGAAAAACTGCCGAGTAAATTTGTTAATAATTTTTGGCAGTACTTCTTTCCGGATAAAATGTTTGAGGATGACTTATTGGGGCCAACGGTCCTAAATAAACCGCCGCGAAAACTGCTTAAAGAAACAGGAGGAGAACTCCTCACATCGGTTCAGCAGTTGTTTGGGATGTTATTTGAGGATACCAATATTGATAGCCACAAACTTGCTACCCTGGAGTCAGCAGCTGGTGAAGAGCACCTTACCGATCTTAAGGAGGCAATGTTTATGCTCTATGTGCTGGCACTACATACGGTTACTCAACAAGATGCTGCTGGGGCTGGGTGTCCGAGCGCACATGCTTATTTATGTCTGTAGGAGCTTCATATGACGAGTCATGAACAATCGGAAAAAAAGAGTCCAATAAGTCGGCGCGGTCTATTATGTGGTGCGGTTGGGACAGCGGCGGCTATAGCTGGTGGGTTACTTATGAACTGTGGCGATGAAAGTCAACGGATACTATCGGTAGAGACGAATGCTTCAAAGCTTGATCTTGATTGGGCGTATGAGATATATGGCCAAGCCCGTGATATGTTTCGGCAATGTATTGAGGAGGCGCCCGTGTTTACGAGTGAGATACCGCCGATATTGCCACCGCCCACGTCGGTATCTGTCTCTCGAGACGGAGGTAGGCGTGGTTTTATGACGGGGGGTGCGCTACTTCGTAAGGCCGGTCATTCTGAGCGAGCAGTGATAGGCACGGGAGTCTCTTCGGATTTGGGTGATGATAGTAGGGTGCGCGTAGCCGTCGCGTTTGAATTGTTGGCAGGTAAGCCCGAAGCTAAGATTGCTGAGCTGATGGCGGTTTGGGGAGTATCGAGGCGAGGGTTACCGACAGAACGTGCCTTTCGGGATATACTGTATGAAATTGATCCGGAAGAGCTGATGCTATCCTTTGTGCCAGTATCTCAGAGGCAACCGACAGCGCCAACTAGTGAGCAGCCGTATGAGTGGACTGCTATGCTGCCGGGAATGGAGAGTTTTAATGTGATACAACAAGTCATTGGTGCGGCTGGCGGTAGCTCACCGGAGGTGTTGTTACCAACGCCAAAGGTTTTGGACCGAGTAAGTGAGCAGCTCGCTGCGGTTCGGGATGCGTTTGGTCGGGCCGGCTTCCTATAAAGTATGCGGCCCTGTGATATAATAGAAAGTGCGAATATAACCCGCAGACGGTGATGGATGTGTGGTGTGTTGATAGTAAACCAGCATGCATACACCTGTTACTGTCTTTGCGAGAAAGAGAGGATCTATGGCAATTATTAATCCAAGTGGTAAGGAGATTTTTTCGGTTACGACGGAATTATGCGGGCGGCCGTTGACGCTGGAGGTCAACCGGGTCGGCTTCCGGACGACCGGTAGTGTGCTGGTGCGTTACGGCGATACGGTGGTTTTGGGCAGTGCTCAGGTGGGCAGCCGGCCGGTGCAGCTAGATTATTTCCCGCTGTCGATTGATTATGAAGAGCGGTTTTATGCGGCGGGTAAAATTTCTGGCTCGCGGTTTATTAAGCGCGAGGGTCGGCCGAGCGACGAGGCGGTGCTGATCGGCCGGTTGATCGACCGTCCGATTCGGCCGCTGTTTCCAAAGGGCTACCGCCAAGAAGTGCAAGTAGTGGCGACAGTCTTAAGCATGGATCCGGATTTCCGCCCGGACGTGGTGGCGATGATTGCAGCGTCGAGTGCCTTGATGCTGACCGGCACGCCGTTTGACGGGCCGGTGGCGGGCCTGCGGGTGGGTCGTGTGAACGGCGAGTTTAAGGCCTTTTTGACGCCGGAGGAGCGTGAGCAATCTGATTTGGATCTGGTGGTGGCTGGTATCGAGAGTGGTATCACCATGGTGGAGGCCGGCGCTCGGGAGGTGTCAGAAGAGGTGATCGTCGATGCGATGGTGTGGGCGCACCAGATGATGCAGCCAGCGATTCAGGTGCAGCGAGAGTTGGCAGCCAAAGTGGCGCCAGCCGCACAAGAATATGAATTAGTTTTACCTGATGAAGCAATTCAGCAGACGGCTGATGCGTGGGTTGATGGCAAGCTGGGCGAGAAAATTCGCCGACCATATCCGGAGCGCAACGAAATGATTAGCAATATTTGCGCTGAATTTCATGAAGCGATGGCCAAAAAACTTGGCATAGACGAAGAAGAATATAGTGAAGTTCGCAATGATTATGATGAGGCGTTCACATTGGCGCTACACAAAGATGTGCGCCGCGGTATCGTTGAGGAAGGGAAGCGCCCAGATGGCCGTGCCTTGACGGAAATCCGCCCGCTCAGCTCAGAGGTTGGCTTGCTGCCGCGAGCGCACGGTTCGAGCTTGTTTACTCGCGGGGTGACGCAGGGCATGAATATCGTGACCTTGGCACCGCTGAGTTACGCGCAGCTGGTTGATACCATGGAGGTCAACGACGGCGAACGGCGCTACATGCATCATTACAATGCGCCAGGTTATACGGTTGGTGAGGTTAAGCGGATGGGTAGCCCGGGCCGCCGCGAGATTGGCCACGGCTACTTGGCGGAGCGAGCCTTGACGCCGGTGTTGCCGAGCGAAGAAGACTTCCCGTACGCCATTCGCAGCGTTACCGAAATTATGAGCCAGAACGGTTCGACGTCGATGGCAGCGACCTGTTCGAGCTGTCTGGCGTTGATGGATGCTGGCGTGCCTCTCTCGGCACCAGTTAGCGGTATCGCCATGGGTCTGATGATGGACGGTGATATACCGTACGTATTGAGCGATATTGCCGATGCCGAGGACTTTGCCGGTGACATGGACTTCAAGGTGACTGGTACAGCCAAGGGCATCACGGCGCTGCAGATGGATATGAAGGTGCATGGTTTGCCGGTGGCAGTGCTGCGCCAAGCGATTGAGCAGAGTAAGGCTGGCCGGGCATTTATCCTTGACCATATGCTAAGTATTTTGCCAGCGCCGCGCGAAGCACTCAGCCCATACGCGCCGCGGATTGAAAAGCTAAAAATTGACCCAGATAAAATCGGCGCGGTCATTGGCAAGGGCGGCGAGGTGATTAACAAGATCACCAGCGAGACTGGCGCCGAGGTTGATATTAAGGAAGACGGCTTGATCACCATCGCCAGCCCGAATGGCGAATCGATCGAGAAAGCTCTCAATTGGATCAAGAGCCTGGTTGAGGAGCCGGAAGTTGGCAAAATCTATGAGGGCAAGGTGGTCAGTATCAAAGATTTCGGAGCCTTCGTGAATATTCTGCCGGGAGTTGACGGGATGGTGCATATCTCGAAGCTGGCCGATCATCGCGTGGCTAAGGTGACTGATGTGGTCAAGGAAGGACAAACCGTTCGCGTGAAAATCACTGGTATTGATGAGCGCGGTAAGATTAACTTGACGATGATCGGGTTGTAACTTTTGCTTTTTAGCAAAGTACGCTACAATAGGAGAATATAAGACTAATTGAGGGGGATTATGGACGATAAGAATAATAAAAACGTACCACAACCGACAGCAACACCGCCAGCAGCAAATGAGCAGGCTGCTCCAGTAGTACCACAGCCAGTACCATCGGCTCCACAATCGCAGCAGCCGCTGCAGCAGGGTGTGCCAATGCAGCCCAAAAAGGGCTTGAGCAAGGGTGCGCTATGGGGTATCATCGGTGGCTCAATTGGTTTGATAGTCATTGTCGTTGGTATCGTGTTGGCAGTTATATTCCTTGGTGGGCCATCAAAGGCTGATTACCAAGAAGCTGCTAAGGCCATGAAAGAGTTTGACGGCAACAGCCTCAACTCGGCACTCAAGTCGTCGAATGCTGATAACGCAAAGAAGCTGATTGAAGAGGCGGTGGAGCGTGCTGATACAATGATGAAAAAACTTGATGCATCAAAGATTATGCGCAACGAGGAGACCAAAAAATCTTTCGGTGAATACAAGACTGCCTACGAAAAAGTACGCCCGAATTTGCTTGCCATTGCCAGTCTGATAGGAGATATGAAGGACTTTTCTAAGAAGTGCACACCAAGCTTCTTCGGCTATGTCGGTAAGTCAGGAGACGAAGTAAAGAAGCTCTACGATGAAAAGATGAGCGACTGCTATAAGCTGCTCGATAACGTTGCCAAATCAGAACAGAAAGAAGCACAGGACTTTGGCAAGCAAATGAAAGAGTATTACAAGTTGCTGGGTGATTACTTCGTGGCACGCGCTAATAAAGACTACACTACTCGGGTACCGCGTCTACCGTCGGGTAGCTCAAATCCACTGGCCGGCTTTGCTAAAAAGATTCAAGAGTCAAACCTACAGAAACACGAGCGAGAATTCATCAACTTAGTGAAAGAAAAAGCTGAAAAGTAATTTTCGCCTCAGCATCAAGCAAAACACCTCGCATAGTGACGAGGTGTTTTGTATAATAGAAATATGGATGAGGCAGCGCAACTGGAGGTTTTGGCGGCAGAGATTATCGCTGGTGATATTTGTCATGACTTGGCGCTGCAGGCGACGCAGCTGGTGATAGGTGATGGTCGGGCTGACGCAGACATTGTATTTATCGGTGAAGCGCCAGGAAAAAACGAAGATCTTCAGGGCAAACCATTCGTTGGGGCAGCTGGTACATTTCTTGACGAGATGTTAGCCGCAGCCCAGTTACGTCGTCAAGATGTCTATATCACCAATATCGTTAAATATCGGCCGCCAAACAATCGTGACCCGCTGCCGGAGGAGAAGCGCGCTTTTTGGCCGTATTTGATGCGCCAATTGCAAATTATTCAACCAAAGGTAGTCATCACACTGGGTCGGCATAGCGGCATGGCATTTATTCCTGACTTGGCGATCTCGCGTGATCATGGCAATCCGCGCTGGGCACAGTTCAACGGTTTGAAGTTCTTGGTGATTCCGCTGTATCATCCGGCAGCGGCGCTATATAACGGGGCGTTGCGGCAGACGTTAATTGACGATTTTGTGCGGGCGGCGCAATTGGCCGTCCAGGCGAGCGCCTGAGCTATTTTTGACAAGAGCTGGCACCCCGTGCTATAATGAACGCAATTGTTAGGGGATAGATTTGTCGTACGTTGCCCCCATGTCTATCGCCTGTCATTCTAATTTTGCAAGGTATTTATTTTTATAAAAGGAGAACAATACGCATGGGCCAGAGACGACTTGCGACGCCGAAGGGCGATGATCAGTCAAAACGACCAGCTACAAAAAAAAGTAACACAGCGGTGATGAATAGCACTACTACTCGCAAGGGTGAGGTGTTTCGGGCGCAGCGGCGCACGAGTGAGAACGTTAATCTCAGGGCGTCGCAGCACGTGATCGATATTCCGGTCAACAAATCAGTTTACAACGGCTATGGCGGCGAGCAATTTAGCGCCAAAATGCAGCCAAAACGCACTCGCGGCGGCAAACCGAAGTTGAGGATTATCCCAATCGGCGGTGTCGGCGAAATGGGTATCGGTAAAAACATGAACGCCATTGAGTATGACGATGAGATTATCATTGTGGACATGGGTTTCCTGTTTCCGGGGAGCGATTATCCAGGTATTAATTACATCACGCCAGATATCACGTGGCTAGAAGAAAATAAGCATAAGATCAAGGCGCATGTGTTCACCCACGGGCACCTTGATCACATTGGTTCATTCCGGCACTTTATCCACCGGATTCCAGCACCGGTCTATGCATCGAAATTTACCATCGGCATGCTAGATAAGTCGCTGGCTGACGCGGATACTGATTTCCAGCCGGACTTTCGGGTGATGGACCCATTGAGCCACGAAGTTGTTCAGGTGTCGAAGCACTTTTCGGTAGAATTGGTGCGGGTGAATCACTCGATTCCAGATTCAACGGCGGTGGTGATTCGGACGCCGCTGGGCGTGGTGATTGACTCTGGTGACTGGCGATTTGAGGAAAGTCCGGTTGATGGTCAGAAGTTCGACCTCAAACGGATGACTGAAGTGGCGTCCAAAGAAGGCGTGTTGATGTTCATGAACGAATCGACCAACTGTGAATCGGCCGGTACACATACCCACACTGAGTTTGATATTCAATATTCCATTGGTCAGGTGATGGATAAATTTAGTAATAGTCGAGTGATTTTAAGTTGTTTCTCATCACAGGTACACCGTTTGCAATTAATTTTGGAAGAAGCGCATAAGCATGGGCGTAAGGTGGCGTTTGCCGGATTTTCGATGATTCAGAACTTGGAAGTGGCGCTGCGCTCAGGAACCATTAAGATCCCGAAAAATACCGTCATGAAGATGGAAGATATCATCAAGCTGCCGGATAGCCAGATTACCGTGGTTTGTACTGGCTCGCAGGGTGAGTTTAATGCCGTGCTAAGCCGTATGGCGACTGGCGCGCATAAATACATGAAGATCAAAGGCTCTGACGTGGTGGTGTTTAGCTCTAATCCGATTCCGGGCAATGAGAAAAACGTGGTGCGAACAGTCGATGGCTTAATGCGCGAGGGCTCTGATGTGATTCAGAATGGCAAGACGCACTTGACGGGGATCGGGCCGCTGCACTTGTCGGGTCATGGTTACTACGACGATCACATTAAGCTGATTAATGCCTTGAACCCAACATACTATATGCCAATTCACGGTGAATTCCACATGCTGGTGCACAATGCGCGGCTGGCAGAGAAAGAGTGTGGTATTCCGAGGAAGAATATCTTTGTGTGTGACGCTGGTGACATTATTGAAATTGATATTGAACGCCAAGCCAAGAAAGCCGGTCGAATTCAAGTTGGCGGCGTGATGTATGATGATACGGGTGCTATTGTATCCGAGGTGGTACTGAAAGACCGCATTCATATGTCTCAAGAGGGAATGTTCGTGGTGGTATTGACGGTGCAACGCGGCACCGGTCGGTTACTGACCAGCCCAGACATTATTTCCCGCGGTTTCATCTATCTGCGTGATTCCGAGGAATTGATGAATATGATTCGTCAGTATTTGAAACAGAAGGCAGCGCGCAGTTTTGCTGGTAAGTACGACCTTGACGTGGTGAAAAAGGAAATCAAGGACGAAGTTACACATATTTTGTACGACCAGACGCGCCGGACGCCGATTGTTATTCCGGTAATTAACGAAGTCGGCGGTTTGAAAACGGTAAAATCGACTACTGCTTCGAATGCTTCTACTGTAAAGACACCGGTGCGTAGCAGAAAACCTGCCACCGCTTCAGCGACGGAACCGAAAATGACTCTGCCAACTATGCCGCGCCGCCGCTTCCCGCGCCGCCAGGTGCCAGACACCGAGGCGAATGACACCAAGGCTCGGGAGGTCGGTCGAGTGCGTGCGTACTAGCTCACGCTTGCTATTTGTTGTAAAATATGCTACAATGTGGATGTCGGTAAAGTGATATAATAAAAACAGGTATGCCAAAAAAACGAAAATCTACCCGCAAGAAATCAGTTTCCACAGCTCCAAAGCATGATGTGCCGAGCGGCTTTTGGGCGCAAGTCGGCGCGGTACTGCTCGTTGTGTTGTCGCTTCTTCTGATGGTGGCGTGGTTTGGTGTTGGTGGCCCGGTGCTGGAGTGGCTACATAAGGCGACTCTGAGCATGCTTGGTTACGCGATGTATGGGCTGCCGATTTTGCTGATATATATTGCTGTGGAGATTTTCCGGGCGGAGAATAATCGGTTGCCGCTGGCGATGAAATTAGCAGCCATCCTCGAGGTGGTGTGGTTGTCTGGTTTGTTTGGATTATTAAAGACACCAACCCGCCCAAATGCTGGTGGATTTATCGGTGATACGGCCAATCGGGCGATGAGCGCCATGGTCGACCCGGGCATCGCTGCTTTGATATATGTGGTCCTCATCATCATCACGGCGCTATTTATTACTCAGACGTCGCCGTTTATGGTGATCAAGAAAATCGCCGAGGCGCTCAAGCGCGACCACTCCGAGGAGGATAACAATGCGGCGGTGATGAAGAAGGCGGCTCGCGAGGATGCGGCCAGCGCCAAATCATCGAGCGACATCAAGTTGAATGCTGGCGTCCCGACCGTTGATCCCGTCACACCAAAAGATAGAAGGACGTCACCGCTGAGTAGTCTGCGCGGTAGCGTGGCGCGGGATAAGGCAGCTGAGGAGCAAGCAGCACTAGTGGCGGCACACGACCCGAACTGGCAGGCGCCGAGCCTTGATCTGCTAGAGAAAAAGCAAAGTCCAGCTGACGCTGGTGATATTCGGCAAAACGCACAGATTATTCACGATACCCTGGCAGAGTTCAATATTGATGTGGAGATGGAAGACGCAAATATTGGGCCGAAAGTGACGCAGTATACCTTGCGACCGCCGAGTGGTGTGAAGTTGACACGCATCACGGCGCTGGAGACGAATATTGCTTTGAATTTGGCGGCGCAGAGCCTGCGGATTGAAGCGCCAATTCCTGGACAGAAAGCCGTTGGTATTGAGGTGCCGAACCGCCGGGCCGCTGATGTGCGGCTGTATGGCGTGTTGGATTCTAAGCAGTGGAAGAATGCTCGCGAGCCGCTGAGCTTTGCGATTGGTAAGGACATCTCTGGTGAAGCAGTGGTCGGTGAGCTCAACAAAATGCCACATATGTTGATCGCTGGACAGACTGGTTCTGGTAAGTCGGTGATGATTAATACCCTACTGACCAGTTTGCTATATCGCAACAGCCCGAGCGATATGAAGTTGATTTTGGTTGACCCAAAGCAGGTGGAAATGGCGCCGTATGAAGACATTCCACATTTGCTGACCCCGGTGATTACTGAGCCAGAAAAGACTATTTCGGCCTTGAAATGGGCGGTCAATGAGATGGAGCGGCGCTATAAATTACTGGCGGCGGAGAAGATCCGCGATATTAAAGGGTATAATCAACGGCTAGCTACGCGAGCTAAAAAAATCCCGGTAGCGGACGCCGATGGCAATATTCAACAGCACGAAGACGGGGCGATGCCGTACATCGTTATTGTAATTGATGAGCTAGCCGATTTGATGATGGTGGCGGCACGCGACGTCGAGGCGCTGATCGTTCGCTTGGCGCAGAAAGCGCGGGCGGTGGGCATCCACCTGGTCTTGGCAACGCAGCGGCCAAGTGTTGACGTAATTACCGGATTGATCAAGGCGAATGTACCGGCGCGTATCGGCTTTACCGTGGCGTCGCAGGTTGACTCGCGGACCATTCTTGATCAAATTGGTGCTGAGAAGCTGCTTGGTCAGGGTGATATGCTGCTGTATACGCCGAGCATGAGTAAGCCAAAACGTATCCAGGGCGCGTGGGTGACCGATGACGAGGTCAATAAAATTACTGATCACCTGCGGATGCAGTCGGCGCCGCAGTACAATGATGAGGTGGTGGCGCAGCCAGTACAACTAAATGGCAAGGGCGGCCTGGCAGTTGACTTTAGCGGCGGTGGTGGTGAAGACGAAGCATTTATGGACGCGGTGCGAGTGGTGATCGAGGGTGGCAAGGCCTCTACTAGCTATCTGCAGCGACGGCTACGGATTGGCTACGGCAAGGCAGCGCGACTGATTGAAGAGATGGAAGAGCGTGGCATTGTCGGTCCAGCGAACGGCTCAAAAGCTCGTGATGTTTTGGTTTCAAGTGTCGACGAGCTAGGGCAATAGCTAGCTTGACATAATTATTTTTATAGGTTATAATATTCTAAGTGAGAAATTGATTTGTATGTGGAAGGATGGCTACATGGCGCACATAAGTTGTAGAAATAATGGAGAATTATCTCCTGATAGTAGAGGCGACAAGTTAAGAAAGCCTCTTGTGCTGGGGTTGCCGCGGTCACGTTAGCCGTATCGGGCATACTTGGGTATAGTCTTGGTCGGTCACACGATGTTCCGCCCGCACCATCAGTAGAAAATACCGATGGTGGAACATCCAAAGAGTCCAATGATAATTCAAGAGCGGAAGAAATCACCTTTACCCTGCCGGAGACCGAAGGCCGTCAAGAAGCAGAGGGCTTTTTAAAGGATCCCAATATAGTCCAGTCTGCGCGCGATGTTGCTGGACGAGTTCTTACTGCTGCAGGGAAGTCGGTTGATAGTAATGCTGCTCGACTCGTTCGCCAAGATTATTATGATGATCACAATAGGCCTAAACAGCA
Encoded proteins:
- the pnp gene encoding polyribonucleotide nucleotidyltransferase, which produces MAIINPSGKEIFSVTTELCGRPLTLEVNRVGFRTTGSVLVRYGDTVVLGSAQVGSRPVQLDYFPLSIDYEERFYAAGKISGSRFIKREGRPSDEAVLIGRLIDRPIRPLFPKGYRQEVQVVATVLSMDPDFRPDVVAMIAASSALMLTGTPFDGPVAGLRVGRVNGEFKAFLTPEEREQSDLDLVVAGIESGITMVEAGAREVSEEVIVDAMVWAHQMMQPAIQVQRELAAKVAPAAQEYELVLPDEAIQQTADAWVDGKLGEKIRRPYPERNEMISNICAEFHEAMAKKLGIDEEEYSEVRNDYDEAFTLALHKDVRRGIVEEGKRPDGRALTEIRPLSSEVGLLPRAHGSSLFTRGVTQGMNIVTLAPLSYAQLVDTMEVNDGERRYMHHYNAPGYTVGEVKRMGSPGRREIGHGYLAERALTPVLPSEEDFPYAIRSVTEIMSQNGSTSMAATCSSCLALMDAGVPLSAPVSGIAMGLMMDGDIPYVLSDIADAEDFAGDMDFKVTGTAKGITALQMDMKVHGLPVAVLRQAIEQSKAGRAFILDHMLSILPAPREALSPYAPRIEKLKIDPDKIGAVIGKGGEVINKITSETGAEVDIKEDGLITIASPNGESIEKALNWIKSLVEEPEVGKIYEGKVVSIKDFGAFVNILPGVDGMVHISKLADHRVAKVTDVVKEGQTVRVKITGIDERGKINLTMIGL
- a CDS encoding uracil-DNA glycosylase encodes the protein MDEAAQLEVLAAEIIAGDICHDLALQATQLVIGDGRADADIVFIGEAPGKNEDLQGKPFVGAAGTFLDEMLAAAQLRRQDVYITNIVKYRPPNNRDPLPEEKRAFWPYLMRQLQIIQPKVVITLGRHSGMAFIPDLAISRDHGNPRWAQFNGLKFLVIPLYHPAAALYNGALRQTLIDDFVRAAQLAVQASA
- a CDS encoding RNase J family beta-CASP ribonuclease codes for the protein MGQRRLATPKGDDQSKRPATKKSNTAVMNSTTTRKGEVFRAQRRTSENVNLRASQHVIDIPVNKSVYNGYGGEQFSAKMQPKRTRGGKPKLRIIPIGGVGEMGIGKNMNAIEYDDEIIIVDMGFLFPGSDYPGINYITPDITWLEENKHKIKAHVFTHGHLDHIGSFRHFIHRIPAPVYASKFTIGMLDKSLADADTDFQPDFRVMDPLSHEVVQVSKHFSVELVRVNHSIPDSTAVVIRTPLGVVIDSGDWRFEESPVDGQKFDLKRMTEVASKEGVLMFMNESTNCESAGTHTHTEFDIQYSIGQVMDKFSNSRVILSCFSSQVHRLQLILEEAHKHGRKVAFAGFSMIQNLEVALRSGTIKIPKNTVMKMEDIIKLPDSQITVVCTGSQGEFNAVLSRMATGAHKYMKIKGSDVVVFSSNPIPGNEKNVVRTVDGLMREGSDVIQNGKTHLTGIGPLHLSGHGYYDDHIKLINALNPTYYMPIHGEFHMLVHNARLAEKECGIPRKNIFVCDAGDIIEIDIERQAKKAGRIQVGGVMYDDTGAIVSEVVLKDRIHMSQEGMFVVVLTVQRGTGRLLTSPDIISRGFIYLRDSEELMNMIRQYLKQKAARSFAGKYDLDVVKKEIKDEVTHILYDQTRRTPIVIPVINEVGGLKTVKSTTASNASTVKTPVRSRKPATASATEPKMTLPTMPRRRFPRRQVPDTEANDTKAREVGRVRAY